In a single window of the Arthrobacter sp. StoSoilA2 genome:
- a CDS encoding FG-GAP-like repeat-containing protein, producing the protein MTTLLFSTQEHLRARSKGLLRTLSATLLAVSLTAAALFGMASPAQADVRVADIVTGSGPDTTVVNPVTNKIYVSHLGSPYILVVDGATNVATSIPLPGLSTGLAINTVTNKIYASVNGTILAIDGASNAVAVVYSGPGVGKLLVNETTNQIFARGGGPDSVLIFDAATKATATVAVGTYSSDMALNPVTNKAYVTDADSNTVFVIDGTRKTSTPVAVGERPFHVAVNSATNKIYVSNEQNSLSSGYIVNVIDGVTNAVTDIGITDAPGALAVNEKTNKVYVSTGAYYLSELDGATNKVRKFEYGDFLDSPVSLVVNETTNKVYGVIPNRGKLIVLRASTGVFEIIQVGNWPQVAAVNEVTNKTYVANQTGGALSVIDGADAPPAFTASQPPVAATVGSAYKYTFQAKGSPAPKFSVYAGTLPPGLTLDKQTGVLSGIATKAGTYKVQVAASNGVSPSAFSKWFAITVNAAKNDFTSDGKADTLARDSAGTLWLYAGDTGGHFLPRVQVGSGWNAMTSLVAPGDLNGDAKPDVLARDAAGVLWLYPSNGYGEWYPRIQVGAGWNVMTSIVGPGDFNGDGKHDVLARDSSGTLWLYPGNGAAGWLPRVAVGSGWNAMDKIVGPGDFNGDGKHDVFAIDTGGTLWLYPGNGTSGWLPRVQVGSGWNSMTAVVGPGDFNSNFLPDGTADLLARDIEGVLWHYPGDGKGGWMPRFAVGWGWGVMTAVL; encoded by the coding sequence GTGACCACTCTGCTGTTTTCGACGCAAGAACATTTGAGGGCCCGTTCGAAGGGACTCCTGCGGACTCTTTCCGCTACGCTGCTTGCCGTGAGCCTGACGGCCGCCGCTCTGTTCGGAATGGCGTCGCCGGCACAGGCGGACGTGCGCGTCGCAGACATCGTGACAGGCAGCGGGCCCGACACCACCGTAGTGAACCCAGTGACGAACAAAATCTACGTCTCGCATCTGGGCAGCCCCTACATCTTGGTGGTTGATGGGGCCACCAATGTTGCTACAAGCATCCCGCTCCCCGGTCTGTCTACAGGCCTGGCCATCAATACTGTCACCAACAAGATCTATGCATCCGTGAACGGGACAATCCTTGCCATCGACGGCGCAAGCAACGCTGTCGCCGTTGTGTACTCGGGCCCTGGCGTTGGGAAATTGTTGGTCAACGAGACGACCAACCAGATCTTCGCCCGAGGCGGCGGACCCGACAGTGTTCTCATTTTCGACGCCGCCACTAAGGCAACCGCGACGGTGGCGGTGGGAACCTACTCGTCCGACATGGCCCTGAATCCTGTCACTAACAAGGCGTATGTAACGGATGCGGACAGCAACACAGTTTTCGTCATCGACGGGACCCGTAAGACGTCGACTCCAGTGGCGGTAGGGGAGCGACCCTTTCACGTTGCCGTGAACTCCGCGACCAACAAGATCTATGTGAGCAATGAGCAAAACAGCCTCAGTAGCGGATACATCGTTAACGTCATTGACGGCGTCACCAACGCCGTTACTGATATTGGCATCACTGACGCACCTGGCGCCCTTGCAGTAAACGAGAAGACAAACAAGGTTTACGTTTCAACGGGCGCCTATTACCTGTCCGAATTGGACGGAGCAACGAACAAAGTCAGGAAATTCGAATACGGCGACTTCCTGGACTCCCCCGTCAGCCTGGTTGTCAACGAAACCACCAACAAGGTCTACGGTGTCATTCCAAACCGCGGCAAACTGATCGTACTTCGCGCCAGCACTGGCGTCTTTGAAATCATCCAGGTGGGCAACTGGCCTCAAGTGGCGGCCGTCAACGAGGTAACAAATAAAACCTACGTCGCAAACCAGACAGGCGGCGCACTTTCAGTCATCGACGGCGCTGACGCTCCTCCAGCATTTACGGCAAGCCAGCCGCCCGTAGCGGCAACGGTAGGCTCTGCCTACAAATACACCTTCCAAGCGAAGGGCTCGCCAGCACCTAAATTCTCTGTCTACGCGGGCACTTTGCCTCCAGGGCTGACCCTGGACAAGCAGACCGGCGTTCTTTCCGGCATCGCAACCAAGGCGGGGACCTACAAAGTCCAGGTGGCTGCGTCCAATGGTGTCAGCCCCTCAGCCTTCAGCAAGTGGTTCGCGATCACGGTCAACGCTGCCAAGAACGATTTCACCTCCGATGGCAAAGCCGACACCCTGGCCCGGGACTCGGCAGGCACCCTATGGCTATACGCGGGCGACACAGGCGGTCACTTCCTGCCCCGTGTTCAAGTTGGTTCCGGCTGGAACGCCATGACATCGCTCGTGGCTCCAGGCGACCTCAACGGTGACGCCAAGCCGGACGTCCTTGCACGTGACGCAGCCGGAGTCCTGTGGCTTTACCCAAGCAACGGGTACGGCGAATGGTACCCCCGGATCCAGGTCGGTGCCGGTTGGAATGTCATGACCTCAATCGTGGGCCCTGGCGACTTCAACGGCGACGGCAAGCACGATGTCTTAGCCAGGGACTCTTCAGGGACATTGTGGCTGTATCCGGGTAACGGTGCTGCCGGGTGGCTCCCTCGGGTCGCGGTCGGCTCAGGCTGGAATGCGATGGACAAGATCGTGGGCCCCGGAGACTTCAATGGAGACGGCAAGCACGATGTCTTCGCCATCGATACCGGGGGCACGTTGTGGCTCTACCCCGGCAACGGCACAAGCGGCTGGCTCCCCCGCGTCCAGGTGGGTTCGGGCTGGAACTCCATGACCGCCGTCGTTGGTCCCGGCGACTTCAACAGCAACTTCCTACCGGACGGCACAGCCGACCTCCTGGCCCGCGATATTGAAGGCGTCCTCTGGCACTACCCCGGCGACGGCAAGGGTGGCTGGATGCCGCGCTTCGCTGTTGGTTGGGGATGGGGCGTCATGACGGCTGTTCTCTAG
- a CDS encoding MFS transporter, with the protein MIGELGRRSSLALLIHSALIQAVTFLVRPATSYRALELDVPGFALGLLAASYAVFPLLLALPIGGLVDRLGERRLMAIGSAVVLGCSAFLLLFGTSVPALVAGTALLGAGQLACVVGQQAVVANNANSTRLDSAFGYLTFAASLGQALGPLAISLVGGASVRPDTNAIFLLATAMGLVLFLTTFVISGQVSGRRDKAKTADSPNGGAISLLRTPGVVRALATSATVLAVVDLTVVYLPALGAERGLTAATVGLMLTVRAAFSMVSRIGLGSMSRKLGRMRLLVLSLAVSTVSLAVAAIPMPMWLLFVVMAFLGLGLGIGQPLTMSWLSAQAPEGQRGRALALRLAGNRVGQVVLPSAIGVVAVGLGAAGVFLASAVAVSGTMLLLRGVRLDD; encoded by the coding sequence ATGATTGGCGAACTCGGGCGACGCTCGTCCCTTGCACTTCTGATCCACTCCGCACTCATCCAGGCAGTCACGTTCCTGGTGCGGCCAGCCACCAGCTACCGGGCACTGGAACTCGATGTCCCCGGGTTTGCACTCGGTCTTCTCGCTGCCAGTTATGCAGTCTTCCCGCTACTCCTCGCGCTGCCGATCGGCGGACTGGTGGACCGCCTCGGTGAGCGTCGCCTCATGGCGATCGGCTCCGCCGTCGTGCTGGGTTGTTCCGCTTTTCTGCTGTTGTTCGGAACGTCGGTTCCTGCGTTGGTGGCCGGAACTGCGCTTCTTGGCGCCGGCCAGTTGGCTTGCGTGGTGGGGCAGCAGGCGGTGGTTGCGAACAATGCCAACTCCACCCGGCTCGATTCAGCCTTCGGGTACCTGACGTTCGCCGCGTCGCTGGGCCAGGCACTTGGGCCGTTGGCGATTTCCTTGGTGGGCGGCGCCTCTGTCCGCCCGGATACGAACGCGATCTTCCTTCTCGCGACGGCCATGGGCCTGGTGCTGTTCCTGACCACGTTCGTTATCTCTGGCCAAGTCAGTGGCCGGAGGGACAAGGCCAAAACAGCGGACAGCCCCAACGGCGGTGCCATCTCCTTGTTGAGAACGCCGGGCGTGGTCCGGGCATTGGCAACGAGTGCAACCGTCCTGGCAGTGGTGGATCTTACGGTGGTCTACCTGCCTGCGCTTGGCGCTGAGCGGGGTCTTACCGCGGCCACAGTCGGTCTCATGCTGACTGTTCGCGCCGCGTTCTCGATGGTCTCCCGGATTGGGCTTGGCAGCATGTCCCGGAAGTTGGGGCGGATGAGGTTGCTGGTCCTGAGCCTTGCGGTTTCCACGGTCTCGCTGGCAGTAGCTGCCATTCCGATGCCGATGTGGTTGCTGTTCGTCGTCATGGCTTTCCTGGGCCTCGGGCTGGGAATCGGACAGCCGCTGACCATGTCCTGGTTGTCGGCCCAAGCGCCCGAAGGCCAACGCGGACGTGCGCTGGCCTTGAGGCTCGCCGGGAACAGGGTGGGGCAAGTTGTCCTGCCGAGCGCCATCGGTGTTGTGGCGGTAGGTCTCGGTGCTGCGGGTGTGTTCCTGGCGTCCGCTGTGGCCGTGAGCGGAACGATGCTGTTGCTGCGCGGGGTGCGGTTGGACGACTGA
- a CDS encoding GntR family transcriptional regulator yields the protein MAHQQPRNTGAHLVYSELKRRILSLELKPGERVYEPAMATALQVSRTPLREAIRRLISESLLEQQATGGVVVPALDETVIAELYDVRAALESLMAREACAKATSEDIEKLQGILERNAAMVEFADEAMKYGVTLHATIAGIAGNSWAQRFHDQISSQVERYRHFTNNSGERREQALADHRVLVEAIASKKPDKAAKIAFDHVIAARDETLRAISGAGLVVE from the coding sequence ATGGCCCATCAACAACCACGGAACACAGGGGCACACCTGGTCTACAGCGAGCTCAAACGCCGGATCCTCAGCTTGGAGCTCAAGCCAGGTGAGCGTGTTTACGAGCCGGCCATGGCTACTGCGCTGCAAGTCAGCCGAACCCCGCTGAGGGAAGCTATCCGGCGTCTGATTTCGGAGAGCCTCCTGGAGCAACAGGCAACCGGGGGAGTGGTGGTTCCAGCGCTGGATGAGACGGTGATTGCCGAACTGTACGACGTTCGGGCAGCACTGGAATCGTTGATGGCACGGGAAGCGTGCGCCAAGGCAACTAGTGAAGATATCGAAAAGCTGCAGGGCATTCTTGAACGAAATGCGGCCATGGTGGAATTCGCTGATGAAGCCATGAAATACGGCGTGACATTGCACGCCACCATCGCTGGGATCGCCGGAAATTCCTGGGCACAACGCTTCCATGACCAGATCTCCAGCCAGGTTGAGCGATACCGGCATTTCACCAACAATTCCGGTGAGCGCCGGGAACAGGCCCTTGCCGACCACCGCGTACTGGTGGAAGCCATAGCCTCAAAGAAGCCAGACAAGGCAGCGAAGATCGCGTTCGACCACGTCATCGCCGCCCGTGACGAGACGTTGCGTGCCATTTCAGGCGCGGGCCTTGTGGTCGAATGA
- a CDS encoding DUF3040 domain-containing protein — MSLSDEERRSLEELERDLASSDPDLDLQLKSGRPRGAVARSVFGVLAVLAGFAMVIAGIITQLVLVGVVGFLLAGTGAYLLFSRMVLRRRTRRHDEGRPG; from the coding sequence ATGTCGTTGTCGGATGAAGAGCGCAGGAGTTTGGAAGAGCTTGAGCGGGATCTCGCTTCATCGGATCCTGACTTGGACCTTCAGCTGAAGTCGGGGCGGCCGCGCGGTGCGGTGGCGCGCTCAGTTTTTGGTGTCCTGGCAGTTTTGGCCGGTTTTGCAATGGTCATTGCCGGGATCATCACACAACTCGTCCTTGTGGGTGTGGTCGGGTTCCTGCTCGCTGGAACAGGCGCCTACTTACTGTTCAGCAGGATGGTCCTTAGGAGAAGGACGCGGCGACACGATGAGGGCAGGCCGGGCTAG
- a CDS encoding carboxymuconolactone decarboxylase family protein codes for MAPSETARRNHDELFPGQLPALAVTDPELVEIFNNFAFDDVLSHGTLDTRTRLMVQLASLIASQGMREYRALLGAALTVGVTPVEVKELVYQAVPYVGMGKVSDFLHATNEILKEFGVELPVPGQSTTTPKDRAEKGLAIQKEIIGAQRIDDMRAAASADEMHFQEYLAANCFGDFLTRTGIDVPRRELLTLSMLVSLGGCEPQVKGHILANLNVGNSRGLMLEVITQLLPYIGYPRTLNALRVLNETVPAPNAR; via the coding sequence ATGGCACCCAGCGAAACGGCACGACGAAATCACGACGAACTGTTCCCCGGTCAGCTTCCGGCCTTGGCGGTTACAGACCCCGAGCTCGTGGAGATTTTCAACAACTTCGCATTCGACGATGTGTTGAGCCACGGAACACTGGATACCAGGACGCGGCTCATGGTTCAGCTCGCCTCCCTTATCGCGTCACAAGGAATGCGGGAATACCGGGCGTTGCTCGGCGCGGCCCTTACCGTTGGGGTAACTCCGGTGGAGGTGAAGGAACTTGTCTACCAAGCCGTCCCGTATGTCGGCATGGGCAAAGTTTCCGATTTCCTGCACGCCACCAACGAAATCCTCAAAGAATTCGGCGTGGAGCTTCCTGTTCCGGGCCAGTCCACCACGACTCCCAAGGACCGGGCGGAGAAAGGGCTGGCTATCCAGAAGGAGATCATAGGTGCACAACGCATCGACGACATGCGCGCAGCTGCCTCAGCTGATGAAATGCACTTTCAGGAGTACCTCGCCGCGAACTGCTTCGGCGATTTTCTGACACGCACCGGCATTGATGTTCCGAGGCGTGAACTCCTCACCTTGTCCATGCTCGTTTCCCTTGGCGGCTGCGAGCCACAGGTCAAGGGGCACATTCTGGCCAATCTGAACGTGGGTAACAGCCGCGGGTTGATGCTTGAGGTCATCACGCAGTTGCTGCCGTACATCGGGTATCCACGTACGCTCAACGCCCTGCGCGTACTCAACGAGACGGTGCCGGCACCCAACGCCAGGTAG
- a CDS encoding helix-turn-helix transcriptional regulator: protein MAIDVNQPIFVISVAAELADMHPQTLRQYDRLGIVSPSRAPGKSRRYSQNDVEKLREVQRLSQSGVSLEGIKRILDLENQVAALQYRVAELTEELTRRRSPLDTRIFAAGAAGDVVSLARGQRPRARSQAVVVWRPRPE from the coding sequence ATGGCAATCGACGTCAACCAGCCGATCTTTGTCATCTCCGTCGCCGCGGAGCTTGCCGACATGCATCCGCAGACGTTGCGCCAGTACGACCGCCTGGGCATCGTCTCGCCCAGCCGCGCCCCCGGGAAGTCGCGCAGGTACTCCCAGAACGACGTCGAAAAGCTGCGGGAGGTCCAGCGCCTCTCGCAGTCCGGCGTCTCGCTCGAAGGCATCAAGCGCATTTTGGACCTGGAAAACCAAGTCGCTGCACTGCAGTACCGCGTGGCCGAGCTGACGGAGGAACTGACCCGGCGCCGGAGCCCCTTGGACACCCGCATTTTCGCAGCGGGAGCAGCCGGCGACGTCGTCAGTCTGGCCCGCGGTCAACGACCCCGTGCACGGTCGCAAGCCGTCGTGGTGTGGAGGCCGCGGCCTGAGTAG